A genomic window from Martelella lutilitoris includes:
- a CDS encoding glucan biosynthesis protein, protein MKRRFFLAQTAVGALAFSGFAGRAIGQDAAVEPAKVPDQNDAVQAEAPSPDAFTFDTLTARMKARAAKPYQEPAQNVPAPFESLHYDDYRAVRYDPNKAIWRDQSDFQLQAFSLGWLFKTPVEIYEVANGKAEKLVFSASDFIFRAPLDAEQFKDVELPGVAGFRINYPLNRSDVSDELISFLGSSYFRALGQGNLYGLSARGLAINTATNEGEEFPRFSAFYIVRPAAEGEKIIVFAELDGPSVAGAYRFVITPGKNTRMDVTARLFFRNDIARLGVAPMTSMFLFGPANHHAFDDYRERVHDSEGLKIVRADGTELWRNLQNAKKLANSFFAETDPRAFGLYQRHRDFEDYQDAEAHYERRPSLLVEPLGNWGKGSISLVEIPTDKEVNDNIVAFWQPEAPAKAGGSAEYSYRLTWGAIEEDRARIARVVDIRSGEGGVSGTEADEDVRKLVVDFAGGALDDLGGGSELQERLHITNGEIVHSTVSAIRGEGVWRLAIDVRPAGEAPVELVGALSDGSRDLSEIWLYQWRRGDDQPD, encoded by the coding sequence ATGAAGAGACGTTTTTTTCTGGCGCAAACGGCGGTCGGCGCGCTGGCTTTTTCCGGCTTTGCAGGGCGCGCAATCGGGCAGGACGCAGCCGTCGAACCCGCCAAGGTGCCGGACCAGAACGACGCCGTGCAGGCGGAGGCGCCGTCGCCGGACGCCTTTACCTTCGATACGCTGACGGCCCGAATGAAGGCGCGCGCCGCCAAACCGTATCAGGAACCGGCACAGAATGTCCCCGCGCCGTTCGAATCGCTCCATTACGATGACTATCGCGCGGTCCGCTACGATCCGAACAAGGCTATATGGCGGGACCAGTCGGATTTCCAGCTGCAGGCTTTTTCGCTCGGCTGGTTGTTCAAGACACCGGTCGAGATCTACGAGGTTGCCAACGGCAAGGCTGAGAAACTGGTGTTCTCGGCCAGTGACTTCATTTTTCGCGCGCCGCTTGACGCCGAGCAGTTCAAGGATGTCGAACTGCCCGGCGTTGCCGGTTTCCGCATCAACTATCCGCTGAACCGGTCCGATGTTTCCGACGAACTGATCTCCTTCCTCGGCTCATCCTATTTTCGCGCGCTCGGCCAGGGCAATCTCTACGGGCTTTCGGCGCGCGGGCTGGCAATCAACACCGCGACGAACGAGGGCGAGGAGTTTCCGCGGTTCTCCGCCTTCTACATCGTCCGGCCGGCAGCCGAGGGCGAGAAGATCATAGTTTTTGCCGAACTCGACGGTCCGAGCGTGGCCGGGGCCTACCGGTTCGTGATCACGCCCGGCAAGAACACGCGCATGGATGTGACGGCGCGGCTGTTTTTCCGGAACGATATCGCCCGTCTCGGCGTTGCTCCCATGACGTCGATGTTCCTGTTCGGGCCGGCCAACCACCACGCTTTCGATGACTATCGCGAGCGGGTCCACGACAGCGAGGGTCTGAAGATCGTGCGGGCGGACGGAACCGAGCTGTGGCGCAACCTGCAGAACGCGAAGAAGCTCGCCAATTCCTTCTTCGCCGAGACCGATCCGCGCGCCTTCGGCCTTTACCAGCGCCATCGCGATTTCGAGGACTACCAGGATGCCGAAGCCCATTACGAGCGTCGGCCGTCGCTGTTGGTCGAGCCGCTCGGCAACTGGGGCAAGGGGTCGATCTCGCTGGTCGAGATCCCGACCGACAAGGAGGTGAACGACAATATCGTGGCCTTCTGGCAACCGGAGGCGCCCGCCAAGGCTGGCGGTTCGGCCGAATATTCCTATCGCCTGACCTGGGGCGCGATCGAGGAGGACCGCGCGCGGATTGCGCGCGTGGTCGACATCCGAAGCGGCGAAGGCGGCGTATCAGGAACGGAAGCCGATGAGGACGTCCGCAAGCTGGTGGTCGATTTCGCCGGCGGCGCGCTCGATGATCTCGGCGGCGGGTCGGAACTTCAGGAGCGCCTGCACATTACCAATGGCGAGATCGTTCATTCGACGGTTTCGGCGATCAGGGGCGAAGGCGTCTGGCGGCTTGCCATCGATGTTCGCCCGGCCGGCGAGGCGCCGGTGGAACTGGTTGGAGCGCTTTCCGACGGCAGCCGCGATCTGAGTGAAATATGGCTTTATCAATGGAGAAGAGGCGATGACCAGCCAGACTGA
- a CDS encoding FKBP-type peptidyl-prolyl cis-trans isomerase → MAEAKSGDTVRIHYTGTLNDGSTFDSSEGRQPLEFTVGAGQIIPGLDREIAGMTVGDNRQVQVPSDEAYGPHDPQKVQVVPRSAMPAEVDVAPGMQLQARTPDGQTVPLIVTKVEEEQVTVDANHPLAGQDLNFAIELVEIVKAA, encoded by the coding sequence ATGGCAGAAGCAAAGAGCGGGGACACCGTTCGTATTCACTATACCGGAACGCTCAACGACGGTTCGACCTTCGATTCTTCGGAGGGTCGCCAGCCGCTGGAGTTCACGGTCGGCGCCGGCCAGATCATTCCCGGACTCGACCGCGAGATCGCCGGCATGACTGTCGGCGACAACCGGCAGGTTCAGGTTCCCTCCGACGAGGCCTATGGGCCGCATGATCCGCAGAAGGTTCAGGTCGTGCCGCGTTCGGCCATGCCGGCGGAGGTCGATGTGGCGCCCGGCATGCAGCTGCAGGCCCGCACGCCAGACGGCCAGACCGTGCCGCTGATCGTTACCAAGGTCGAGGAAGAGCAGGTCACCGTCGACGCCAACCATCCGCTCGCCGGACAGGATCTGAACTTTGCCATAGAGCTCGTCGAAATCGTGAAAGCCGCCTGA
- the thiB gene encoding thiamine ABC transporter substrate binding subunit, with amino-acid sequence MSAHHMKIAIAALAFGAAGSAHAQDGKVLTVYTYESFNTEWGPGPLVKDAFEAQCGCTVKFVGAEDGVALLNRLKLEGRTSPADIVLGLDNNLIHEAKETGLFAASGVSTENLAIPGGFDDDIFVPFDYGYFDIVYDSESIETPPTTLDDLVNGPSDEKIVIEDPRTSTPGLGMLLWMKAVYGDEAAAKWETLSKRILTVAPGWSEAYGLFTSGEAPMVLSYTTSPAYHQIAEETDRYKAADIEDGLYVQIEVAGMTEMAEDPALAKSFLEFVLTPGFQDAIPTHNWMMPVAQTSDPLPAAFQNAVMPDKTLQFAPDVVAENRQAWIDEWLNAMSAR; translated from the coding sequence ATGTCAGCCCACCATATGAAAATCGCGATTGCGGCACTGGCATTCGGTGCAGCCGGCAGCGCCCATGCCCAGGATGGCAAGGTGCTGACCGTCTATACCTATGAAAGCTTCAACACGGAATGGGGCCCGGGGCCGCTGGTAAAGGACGCCTTCGAGGCCCAATGCGGCTGCACCGTCAAATTCGTCGGCGCGGAAGACGGCGTCGCGCTGTTGAACCGGCTGAAGCTCGAGGGCCGCACGAGCCCGGCCGATATCGTGCTCGGCCTCGACAACAACCTGATCCACGAGGCGAAGGAGACGGGACTTTTTGCCGCATCCGGGGTCTCGACCGAAAACCTCGCCATTCCCGGCGGCTTTGACGACGATATTTTCGTGCCCTTCGACTACGGCTATTTCGACATCGTTTACGACAGCGAGAGTATCGAAACCCCGCCGACAACGCTCGATGACCTCGTCAATGGACCGAGCGACGAAAAAATCGTCATCGAGGATCCGCGCACCTCCACACCGGGGCTTGGCATGCTGTTGTGGATGAAGGCAGTCTACGGCGACGAGGCGGCGGCGAAGTGGGAGACGCTTTCAAAGCGCATTCTGACGGTCGCGCCCGGCTGGTCCGAGGCCTACGGTCTCTTCACCAGCGGCGAGGCGCCGATGGTGCTGTCCTACACCACCTCGCCCGCCTATCACCAGATTGCCGAGGAGACCGACCGCTACAAGGCGGCCGATATCGAAGACGGGCTCTATGTCCAGATCGAGGTCGCTGGCATGACGGAGATGGCCGAGGACCCGGCGCTGGCAAAGTCCTTCCTCGAATTTGTCCTGACGCCCGGCTTTCAGGACGCGATCCCGACGCATAACTGGATGATGCCCGTGGCGCAGACATCCGACCCCCTGCCCGCGGCATTCCAGAACGCGGTCATGCCGGACAAGACCCTGCAGTTCGCCCCCGACGTGGTGGCCGAAAACCGTCAGGCCTGGATCGATGAGTGGCTGAACGCCATGAGCGCGCGGTGA